A genomic region of Bernardetia sp. ABR2-2B contains the following coding sequences:
- a CDS encoding TetR family transcriptional regulator C-terminal domain-containing protein, whose translation MDNTTTSAKQQIKNIFIQYIRQHGKAPATPYNLMAELGEDEKYFYDNYSSFNNIEQEIWGEYLTETVQRLRSESVYAEYMVREKLLAFYFTLIEVLKENRSFVTNELSARNGGFRRKVLSDFKNGFYEYINVLLEEGMDTGEVEQRMFVGSKYDKLLWAETEFLIRFWVRDDSKNFERTDAAVEKTVNFAMDLIGRNLADSAFDFVKFLFQRK comes from the coding sequence ATGGACAATACAACCACATCAGCAAAGCAGCAAATCAAAAACATATTCATTCAATATATAAGACAGCATGGAAAAGCTCCAGCCACGCCTTATAACCTAATGGCAGAGCTAGGAGAAGATGAGAAATATTTTTATGATAATTATTCAAGCTTTAATAATATAGAACAAGAGATTTGGGGAGAATATTTGACTGAAACTGTTCAGCGTTTGCGTTCTGAGTCTGTTTATGCAGAATATATGGTGCGTGAAAAGTTACTTGCCTTTTATTTTACGTTAATAGAAGTATTAAAGGAAAATCGCAGTTTTGTAACCAACGAACTCAGTGCAAGAAATGGAGGTTTTAGAAGAAAAGTATTATCGGACTTCAAAAACGGCTTTTATGAATATATAAATGTTCTTTTGGAAGAAGGAATGGATACTGGCGAAGTAGAACAACGTATGTTTGTAGGAAGTAAATATGATAAATTACTATGGGCAGAAACTGAATTTCTGATTCGCTTTTGGGTAAGAGACGATAGCAAAAACTTTGAAAGAACTGATGCAGCCGTAGAAAAAACAGTCAATTTTGCAATGGATTTGATTGGTAGAAATTTAGCCGATTCAGCTTTTGATTTTGTGAAGTTTTTGTTTCAACGCAAATAA
- a CDS encoding GNAT family protein codes for MKKWLSPVTLEGNLVKLISLSSSHKNELLEAASDGELWNLWFTSVPSQEKIDDYLDFAFSEQEANRALPFAIIDKKTNKIIGSTRFCNVVESNKRVEIGYTWYSKSYQRTGVNTECKYLLLQYAFEKLKCIAVEFRTSWYNQASRKAILRLGAKQDGVLRNHQIDSNGILRDTVVFSIINIEWQGVKKLLDFEMSRKR; via the coding sequence ATGAAAAAATGGCTTTCTCCTGTTACTTTAGAAGGAAATTTAGTAAAATTAATTTCTTTGTCTAGTTCTCATAAAAATGAGCTTTTAGAAGCTGCATCAGATGGCGAGTTATGGAATTTGTGGTTTACTTCTGTTCCTTCTCAAGAAAAAATTGATGATTATTTAGATTTTGCTTTTTCAGAACAAGAAGCCAATAGAGCTTTACCTTTTGCGATTATTGATAAAAAAACAAATAAAATTATCGGTTCTACTCGTTTTTGTAATGTTGTAGAATCAAATAAAAGGGTAGAAATTGGTTATACATGGTATTCGAAAAGCTATCAACGAACAGGAGTCAATACTGAATGTAAATATTTATTGTTGCAATATGCTTTTGAAAAATTAAAATGTATTGCTGTGGAGTTTCGAACAAGTTGGTATAACCAAGCATCAAGAAAAGCTATTTTAAGGTTAGGAGCAAAACAAGATGGTGTTTTAAGAAATCATCAAATTGATTCAAATGGGATACTTAGAGATACAGTTGTTTTTTCGATTATAAATATTGAATGGCAGGGCGTGAAAAAATTATTGGACTTTGAGATGAGTAGGAAAAGGTAA
- a CDS encoding DEAD/DEAH box helicase, with amino-acid sequence MEKTIEKTKTAEKATEVQETEVKIKFSEMNLSEDVQKAVEKMGFESPSPIQEEAIPFLLEGRDVIGQAQTGTGKTAAFGIPLIERIIKANENSEFDRNSRLPKGIILCPTRELAVQVAGELEKLAKYRKDIFVTAIYGGESIEKQIRNLKRGVQIVVGTPGRTIDHIKRGTLKLEEITNIILDEADEMLNMGFKEDIELILEQITTEHQTVLFSATMPKPILQIARKYQNNPEIVKVISKELTSDNIEQSFLPINPNYKTDVLVRLLAYNGWESMLIFCNTKQRTDEVAERLIQKGYAAEALHGDLAQHQRNLVMNKFRHGRVQILVATDVAARGIDVDNVEAVINYDVPLDPEYYVHRIGRTGRAGNKGVSITFISGRREQYRLNDIERYSKSKISQGTIPTQDEVLAKKQVRFMENLKEIIGNEKKAEELEGFTALIEMLEIEGITSKQVAAAVLSLQLSNKPTDRLTEAEIWDTRDRRRDGRGGRDRDRNRGGRNDRRGGRNDRGSRNRRDDRGGRDRNDRGSRPSYKDRGDRGTMIRLRIDLGATENVRKGDILGAIAGETGMRGDKIGAIRVNEKESFVEVPQSDVDNVIRVMNKSKIKGKKVEFEKA; translated from the coding sequence ATGGAAAAGACAATTGAAAAAACAAAGACAGCAGAAAAAGCAACAGAAGTACAAGAAACAGAAGTGAAAATAAAATTTTCAGAAATGAATCTTTCTGAAGATGTGCAAAAGGCAGTTGAGAAAATGGGATTTGAATCTCCTTCTCCAATTCAAGAAGAAGCAATTCCTTTCTTATTAGAAGGAAGAGATGTAATCGGACAAGCACAAACAGGAACAGGAAAAACAGCTGCATTTGGTATTCCTCTTATTGAAAGAATCATCAAAGCAAATGAAAACAGCGAATTTGATAGAAATTCAAGATTACCAAAAGGAATTATTTTATGTCCTACTCGTGAACTTGCTGTTCAAGTAGCAGGAGAATTAGAGAAATTAGCAAAGTATCGTAAAGATATTTTCGTAACAGCTATTTATGGTGGAGAGTCTATTGAAAAACAGATTCGTAATCTAAAAAGAGGTGTTCAAATCGTTGTAGGAACACCAGGGCGTACGATTGACCATATCAAAAGAGGAACTTTGAAGCTAGAAGAAATAACAAACATTATTTTGGATGAAGCTGATGAGATGCTTAATATGGGCTTTAAAGAAGATATTGAATTGATTTTGGAGCAAATTACGACAGAACACCAAACAGTTTTGTTTTCTGCTACAATGCCAAAACCAATCCTTCAAATTGCTAGAAAATACCAAAACAATCCAGAAATTGTAAAGGTAATCAGTAAAGAACTTACAAGTGATAATATCGAACAATCATTCTTACCAATCAATCCGAATTACAAAACTGATGTTTTAGTTCGTTTGTTGGCATATAACGGTTGGGAATCAATGCTTATTTTCTGTAATACAAAACAGAGAACCGACGAAGTAGCAGAAAGACTTATTCAAAAAGGATATGCAGCAGAAGCACTACACGGAGATTTGGCACAACACCAACGTAATTTGGTAATGAATAAATTCCGTCATGGACGTGTTCAGATTTTGGTAGCGACAGATGTTGCAGCTCGTGGAATTGATGTAGATAACGTAGAAGCAGTTATTAATTATGACGTGCCTTTAGACCCAGAATATTATGTTCACCGTATTGGTCGTACAGGTCGTGCAGGAAATAAAGGTGTTTCGATTACATTTATTTCTGGTCGTAGAGAACAATATCGTTTGAATGATATCGAACGTTATTCTAAGTCTAAAATATCTCAAGGAACAATTCCTACACAAGACGAAGTTTTGGCTAAAAAGCAAGTTCGTTTTATGGAAAACTTGAAAGAAATTATTGGAAATGAGAAAAAAGCTGAAGAATTAGAAGGTTTTACAGCTCTTATCGAAATGTTAGAAATTGAAGGAATCACTTCAAAACAAGTAGCTGCTGCTGTTTTGAGCCTTCAATTATCAAACAAACCTACTGACCGTCTTACAGAAGCTGAAATCTGGGATACTAGAGACAGAAGAAGAGATGGACGTGGTGGAAGAGATAGAGACAGAAATAGAGGAGGAAGAAATGACCGTAGAGGTGGACGTAATGATAGAGGAAGCCGTAACCGTCGTGATGACAGAGGTGGACGTGATAGAAATGACAGAGGAAGCCGTCCTTCTTACAAAGACCGTGGCGACCGTGGTACTATGATTCGTTTGCGTATTGACTTAGGAGCAACTGAAAATGTACGTAAAGGTGATATTTTGGGAGCAATTGCAGGAGAAACAGGAATGCGTGGCGACAAAATAGGTGCTATTCGTGTAAATGAAAAAGAATCTTTTGTAGAAGTACCACAATCTGATGTTGATAACGTAATCAGAGTAATGAACAAATCTAAAATAAAAGGTAAAAAAGTAGAGTTTGAAAAAGCTTAA
- a CDS encoding 2-oxoglutarate and iron-dependent oxygenase domain-containing protein, whose protein sequence is MSDILYDEVPSVDLADFRAGGERKAKFVQELGKAWENIGFVAVKNHGLADENRDKLYSSVQDFFQLDEDTKRKYENLALAGQRGYISKGRETAKGFKTPDLKEFYHVGQIFEEKEKETDSALNEYPDNIFPKETPEFEKYTTHAYQTLENSGKELLQAAALYLGLEEHYFDNKIHNGNSILRAIHYFPIPNPEELAPDAVRAAAHGDINLITLLMGASADGLQVLRRDDKWIPITALPEQVVVNVGDMLSRLTNNKLKSTIHRVVNPPKDKMNTSRYSIPFFMHPRSEMDLSCLENCTDAQNPKQFEDITAGEFLNERLIELGLKKA, encoded by the coding sequence ATGAGTGATATTTTATATGATGAAGTACCGTCAGTAGATTTGGCAGACTTTAGAGCAGGTGGAGAGCGCAAAGCAAAATTTGTTCAAGAACTCGGTAAAGCGTGGGAAAATATCGGTTTTGTTGCCGTCAAAAATCACGGTTTGGCAGATGAAAACAGAGATAAGTTGTACAGTTCGGTACAAGATTTTTTCCAGTTAGACGAAGATACCAAACGCAAATACGAAAACTTGGCTTTGGCTGGTCAGCGTGGTTATATCAGCAAAGGAAGAGAAACAGCAAAGGGTTTCAAAACACCAGATTTGAAAGAGTTTTATCACGTCGGACAAATCTTTGAAGAAAAAGAAAAGGAAACCGATTCAGCCTTAAATGAATATCCAGATAATATTTTCCCAAAAGAAACGCCTGAGTTTGAAAAATATACAACTCACGCTTATCAAACATTAGAAAATTCGGGTAAAGAACTTTTACAAGCTGCTGCTTTGTATTTGGGCTTAGAAGAACATTATTTTGATAATAAAATTCATAATGGAAATAGTATTTTGAGAGCTATCCATTATTTCCCAATTCCAAATCCAGAAGAATTAGCTCCTGATGCTGTTCGTGCTGCTGCACATGGCGACATCAATTTGATTACGCTTTTGATGGGTGCAAGTGCTGACGGTTTGCAGGTTTTGCGTCGTGATGACAAATGGATTCCGATTACTGCGCTTCCTGAGCAAGTAGTTGTAAATGTTGGCGATATGCTGTCTCGTCTGACAAACAACAAACTCAAATCTACAATTCACAGAGTGGTTAATCCTCCAAAAGACAAAATGAATACGTCTCGTTATTCAATTCCATTTTTTATGCACCCACGTTCGGAAATGGATTTGAGTTGTTTGGAAAACTGTACGGATGCTCAAAACCCAAAACAATTTGAAGACATCACAGCAGGAGAGTTTTTGAATGAGCGTTTGATAGAATTAGGTTTGAAAAAAGCGTAA
- a CDS encoding ABC transporter ATP-binding protein — protein MLALQTQNLNKIFNKGKSNEFVALSDISLSIKKGSCTLLKGSSGSGKTTLISILAGLTKPTSGSYICLEENVSHWSEKFLTQFRREHIGIVFQHFNLIQGLTVEQNIILPLLPLNYSSKKMDFMSQEAATLAQISHKLNQKIDILSGGELQRTAIARALIRKPAILFADEPTSHLDRKNAIEVFEVFEKLKTNGQTIILTTHDEWLKNHPIIDNVIELNDGELVISD, from the coding sequence ATGCTCGCTCTCCAAACTCAAAATCTCAATAAAATATTCAATAAAGGAAAAAGTAATGAATTTGTTGCTTTATCTGATATTTCTTTGTCTATAAAAAAAGGAAGTTGTACACTTTTGAAAGGCTCATCAGGTTCTGGAAAAACTACGCTGATTAGTATTTTGGCAGGACTTACAAAGCCTACTTCTGGGAGTTATATCTGTTTGGAGGAAAATGTTTCGCACTGGTCAGAGAAATTTTTGACACAGTTTAGGCGAGAACATATAGGCATTGTTTTTCAGCATTTTAATCTTATTCAAGGACTTACTGTTGAGCAAAATATCATTCTTCCTCTTCTTCCTCTTAATTATTCTTCCAAAAAAATGGATTTTATGAGTCAAGAAGCTGCGACTTTAGCTCAAATTTCTCATAAATTAAATCAAAAAATAGATATTCTTTCAGGTGGAGAACTCCAACGCACAGCCATTGCAAGGGCATTAATCCGAAAACCTGCTATTCTTTTTGCTGACGAACCTACTTCACATTTAGACAGGAAAAATGCCATAGAGGTTTTTGAAGTTTTTGAAAAACTAAAAACAAACGGACAAACAATAATCCTTACTACACACGACGAATGGCTCAAAAACCATCCAATTATTGATAATGTAATTGAGCTAAATGATGGGGAATTAGTGATTAGTGATTAG
- the rlmD gene encoding 23S rRNA (uracil(1939)-C(5))-methyltransferase RlmD, producing the protein MGRRKHKNRIIENVVILDAGAEGKCIARPEEADGRVVFVTGVVPKDVVDLRVTKQRKSYWEATVVKFHSYSDERVEPFCQHFGVCGGCKWQHLSYERQLFYKEKQVKDNLERLAKIELPEIKPILASENTTFYRNKLEFTFSSRRWLTSEQIATGQDFDNRALGFHIPGRYDKLVDLNECYLQAEPSNSIRLAVNKYAREHDLEFYNVMAFEGLLRNLMIRNSQTTSDLMVMLQVTAFNEEVEKLMQFIKTSFPEITSLQYVVNTKRNDTFQDLEIVCFAGKDYITETMEGLEFRIQAKSFYQTNSIQAYNLYKITRDFAQLTGEEVVYDLYTGTGTIANFVAKQAKQVIGVEYIEPAIEDAKINSKLNGIDNTLFYAGDMKDVLNEEFLEKHARPDVILTDPPRAGMHPDVIAMLLRIGAKRIVYVSCNPATQARDLQLLDEKYSVKAIQPVDMFPQTHHVENVVLLELK; encoded by the coding sequence ATGGGAAGAAGAAAACACAAAAACCGAATTATAGAAAATGTTGTCATTCTTGATGCAGGAGCAGAAGGAAAATGTATTGCCAGACCAGAAGAAGCCGATGGAAGAGTAGTTTTCGTTACAGGCGTAGTACCAAAAGACGTAGTAGATTTACGAGTTACCAAACAAAGAAAAAGTTATTGGGAAGCCACAGTAGTAAAGTTTCATTCTTATTCTGATGAACGTGTAGAACCTTTTTGTCAGCATTTCGGAGTTTGTGGAGGCTGTAAATGGCAACATTTGAGCTATGAAAGACAGCTTTTTTATAAAGAAAAACAAGTAAAAGATAACTTAGAACGTTTGGCAAAGATAGAATTACCAGAAATAAAGCCTATTCTAGCATCAGAAAACACTACTTTTTATAGAAATAAATTAGAATTTACGTTTTCTTCTCGTCGTTGGCTAACTAGCGAACAAATAGCAACAGGACAAGATTTTGACAATCGTGCTTTGGGTTTTCATATACCGGGGCGTTACGATAAACTCGTTGATTTGAATGAGTGTTATCTACAAGCCGAGCCGTCAAATTCTATTCGTTTGGCAGTCAATAAATATGCTAGAGAACACGATTTAGAGTTTTATAATGTAATGGCTTTTGAAGGTCTGTTGAGAAACTTGATGATTCGTAATTCTCAAACAACATCAGATTTGATGGTTATGTTGCAAGTAACAGCATTCAATGAAGAAGTAGAAAAGTTAATGCAATTTATAAAGACTTCTTTTCCTGAGATTACGTCTTTGCAATATGTTGTAAACACAAAAAGAAATGATACTTTCCAAGACTTGGAGATTGTTTGTTTTGCAGGGAAAGATTATATTACTGAAACGATGGAAGGCTTAGAATTCAGAATTCAAGCTAAATCATTCTATCAAACTAACTCTATTCAAGCCTATAATTTATATAAAATTACTAGAGATTTTGCACAGCTTACAGGCGAAGAAGTCGTTTATGACCTTTATACAGGAACAGGAACAATAGCAAACTTTGTAGCAAAACAAGCCAAACAAGTAATTGGAGTAGAATATATCGAACCAGCCATTGAAGATGCAAAAATCAATTCTAAATTAAATGGAATTGATAATACACTTTTTTATGCAGGTGACATGAAAGATGTTTTGAATGAGGAATTTTTAGAAAAACACGCCCGTCCAGATGTTATTTTGACCGACCCACCAAGAGCAGGAATGCACCCAGATGTAATTGCTATGCTTTTGAGAATTGGTGCAAAACGCATTGTTTATGTGAGTTGTAACCCAGCTACACAAGCACGAGATTTACAACTTTTGGATGAAAAATATAGCGTAAAAGCTATTCAACCTGTTGATATGTTTCCACAAACGCATCATGTAGAAAACGTGGTTTTGTTGGAGTTGAAATAA
- a CDS encoding DUF4199 domain-containing protein, translating to MKNPFWKYAFMTAATMAVGVLLLNVTFHALGKNPFREYEFMFMPIYFGLLVWGLFNYRRKVLNGYLEGWRAISFGLLANFVAIILYCGLLYGFLRTVPEALEKHQIEVDAYSKALKEGAEAHLEESEELSSVLLEATKNNDRITPAGMAVDKFVKMGVIGFVVSIVAALFMMKRKPEN from the coding sequence ATGAAAAATCCTTTTTGGAAATATGCCTTTATGACGGCTGCAACAATGGCTGTTGGTGTTCTTTTGCTCAATGTTACGTTTCATGCACTTGGAAAAAATCCGTTTAGAGAGTATGAGTTTATGTTTATGCCAATTTATTTTGGACTTTTAGTGTGGGGACTTTTTAATTATAGAAGAAAAGTTTTGAATGGTTATTTGGAAGGTTGGAGAGCAATCAGTTTCGGTCTTTTGGCTAATTTTGTAGCTATTATTTTGTATTGTGGGCTTTTATATGGCTTTTTAAGAACCGTTCCAGAGGCTTTAGAAAAACATCAAATTGAAGTAGATGCATACAGTAAAGCTTTGAAAGAAGGTGCAGAGGCTCATTTAGAAGAATCAGAAGAATTAAGTAGTGTTCTTTTAGAAGCCACAAAAAATAATGATAGAATAACACCTGCTGGAATGGCTGTCGATAAATTCGTAAAGATGGGAGTTATAGGATTTGTAGTTTCGATAGTGGCAGCTCTTTTTATGATGAAGAGAAAACCAGAGAATTAA
- the ftsZ gene encoding cell division protein FtsZ: MSDVTNYNFGTEPSIIKVIGVGGGGGNAVAHMYLHGIKGVDFYICNTDIQALDLSPVPNKVQIGKTLTQGLGAGANPERGRSAALESKEDIKTILGENTKMLFITAGMGGGTGTGAAPVIAEIAQSLGVLTVGIVTAPFSFEGRPKRVRAQEGVNALREHCDTVLVILNDRLRDVYGKASMREAFRQADNVLLKGAKSIAEIITVSGTINVDFEDVRTVMQGAGAAVMGSSTAEGENRARRAAEGAISSPLLNNTNIFGAKYILLSIVIGNEEEFQMDELEEVTDYVQEQAGDDAEIIFGQATDETLGDSISVTIIATGFEHSEDLPPERPERKVFDLTSNKRIKNRIEVKDYEKKDFFEEKENEETTQSNQIETQAQKQPVEETKPAYTEPKKTDKVIFSLEDDYFNEDDSKKKITNQAPQNTPAVSAYGYMNQHSQSSNSQQNTSHQNVTSTSSQNTVTQNQVVEKRVEQVKPVSVPTKSLSDLSDEELQERRDVPAYLRRNVKLKEMPHSSESSSSRYKVDEDNELLGGNRFLHDNVD; encoded by the coding sequence ATGTCAGACGTTACAAATTATAATTTCGGAACAGAACCTTCAATCATCAAAGTAATTGGTGTTGGTGGTGGTGGTGGCAACGCTGTTGCACATATGTATTTGCATGGAATAAAAGGAGTAGATTTTTATATCTGTAATACGGATATACAAGCACTTGATTTAAGTCCTGTTCCAAACAAAGTACAGATAGGAAAAACACTTACACAAGGGCTAGGTGCAGGAGCAAACCCTGAACGTGGAAGAAGTGCTGCTCTTGAAAGCAAAGAAGATATAAAAACAATATTAGGAGAAAATACCAAAATGCTTTTTATTACTGCTGGAATGGGTGGTGGTACGGGTACAGGTGCAGCTCCAGTAATTGCCGAAATTGCTCAAAGTCTAGGTGTCTTGACTGTCGGAATCGTAACTGCTCCATTTAGCTTCGAAGGAAGACCTAAGCGAGTAAGAGCGCAAGAAGGCGTAAATGCGCTTCGTGAACACTGTGATACAGTTTTGGTAATCCTAAACGACCGTTTGAGAGATGTTTATGGAAAGGCTTCTATGCGTGAGGCATTCCGTCAAGCTGATAATGTTCTCTTGAAAGGTGCAAAATCTATTGCTGAAATTATTACTGTTTCGGGTACAATAAACGTTGATTTTGAAGATGTTCGTACTGTTATGCAAGGTGCAGGTGCTGCCGTTATGGGTTCATCTACTGCCGAGGGCGAAAACAGAGCAAGACGTGCAGCCGAAGGAGCTATTTCTTCTCCTCTTCTTAATAATACCAATATTTTTGGAGCAAAATATATCTTGCTTTCTATTGTTATTGGAAATGAAGAAGAGTTTCAAATGGATGAACTTGAAGAAGTTACAGATTACGTACAAGAACAAGCTGGTGATGATGCAGAGATTATCTTTGGTCAAGCTACTGACGAAACACTCGGAGACAGCATTAGTGTTACTATTATTGCAACTGGTTTTGAGCATTCAGAAGATTTGCCACCAGAAAGACCAGAACGCAAAGTTTTTGACCTTACTAGCAATAAAAGAATTAAGAATAGAATTGAAGTAAAGGATTATGAGAAAAAAGATTTCTTTGAGGAAAAAGAAAATGAAGAAACTACTCAATCAAATCAAATAGAAACACAAGCTCAAAAGCAACCTGTTGAAGAAACAAAACCTGCTTATACAGAGCCTAAAAAAACAGATAAAGTAATCTTTAGTTTAGAAGATGATTATTTTAATGAAGATGATTCAAAAAAAAAAATAACTAATCAAGCACCACAAAATACACCAGCTGTAAGTGCTTATGGTTATATGAATCAGCATTCTCAAAGCTCTAATAGTCAGCAGAATACAAGTCATCAAAATGTAACTTCTACTTCTTCACAAAATACAGTTACTCAAAATCAAGTTGTAGAGAAAAGAGTAGAACAAGTAAAACCTGTTTCTGTTCCAACAAAAAGTCTTTCTGATTTGAGTGATGAAGAATTACAAGAACGTAGAGATGTTCCTGCTTATCTTCGTAGAAATGTAAAACTAAAAGAAATGCCTCATTCGTCAGAATCTTCTAGTTCTCGTTATAAAGTAGATGAAGATAATGAGCTTTTGGGAGGAAATCGTTTTTTACATGATAATGTAGATTAA